A window of the Cannabis sativa cultivar Pink pepper isolate KNU-18-1 chromosome X, ASM2916894v1, whole genome shotgun sequence genome harbors these coding sequences:
- the LOC115701059 gene encoding mannan endo-1,4-beta-mannosidase 7 — protein MMKRSWGWGVVLCSFTLLFQQVFSEDGFVKTRGVQLVLNEVPFYANGFNGYWLMYMASDPSQRNKVTTAFQQAKTHGLSIARTWAFSDGGYRPLQYSPGSYNQQMFQGLDFVVSEARKNGIKLVLSFVNNYEDFGGKKQYVEWARNQGQSITSDDDFFTNSLVKQYYKNHIKTVLTRKNTFTGVAYKDDPTIMAWELINEPRCTSDKSGKTIQAWITEMASYVKSIDGNHLLEAGLEGFYGPSKQQTNPNFQVGTDFIANNQIPGIDFATVHSYPDQWLSGSNSQAQMAFLKTWLNDHISDAENVLHKPILFAEFGKSGSNQRDELFNAVYDAIYSSASGGGAAVGGLFWQLLTEGMDSFRDGYEVVLSESSSTASLITQESQKLNHIRKMYTRLRNVEKWKKARDIRRAQWLALHKGKTGLRN, from the exons atgatgaaaaggaGTTGGGGTTGGGGAGTGGTTCTGTGTAGTTTTACTCTGTTATTCCAGCAAGTATTTTCAGAAGATGGGTTTGTGAAAACGAGAGGAGTACAGTTAGTTTTGAATGAAGTCCCTTTCTACGCAAACGGGTTCAATGGGTACTGGTTAATGTACATGGCCTCTGACCCATCACAAAGAAATAAAGTCACAACTGCTTTCCAACAAGCCAAGACTCATGGCCTTTCAATAGCAAGAACTTGGGCCTTCAGTGATGGAGGATATAGGCCTTTACAATACTCCCCTGGCTCCTACAACCAGCAAATGTTCCag GGGTTAGATTTTGTGGTATCTGAAGCAAGGAAGAATGGGATAAAGTTGGTGTTGAGCTTTGTTAATAACTATGAAGACTTTGGTGGAAAAAAACAATATGTGGAGTGGGCAAGAAATCAGGGGCAATCCATAACTTCCGATGATGATTTCTTCACCAATTCTCTTGTTAAGCAATACTACAAAAACCATATCAAA ACGGTGCTTACAAGAAAAAATACGTTCACCGGAGTTGCTTACAAGGACGATCCAACCATAATGGCCTGGGAGCTTATTAACGAGCCACGTTGCACTTCAGATAAATCAGGAAAAACTATTcag GCTTGGATTACAGAGATGGCATCTTACGTGAAATCTATAGACGGAAATCACTTGCTTGAAGCTGGTCTTGAAGGTTTCTACGGCCCATCCAAACAGCAAACTAATCCAAATTTTCAAGTGGGGACAGATTTCATTGCTAATAACCAGATACCTGGCATTGATTTTGCTACCGTTCACTCGTACCCAGATCAATG GTTATCTGGTTCAAATTCTCAAGCTCAAATGGCATTCTTAAAGACTTGGCTAAACGATCATATTTCAGATGCTGAAAATGTTCTCCACAAGCCTATTCTCTTCGCCGAGTTTGGTAAGTCCGGCAGCAACCAAAGAGACGAGCTATTCAATGCAGTTTACGATGCCATATACTCGTCTGCGAGTGGCGGTGGTGCTGCGGTTGGTGGGCTTTTCTGGCAGCTTCTGACAGAAGGAATGGACTCTTTTCGAGATGGATACGAGGTCGTTTTGAGTGAGAGTAGCTCAACGGCTTCGTTAATTACCCAAGAGTCTCAAAAGCTTAATCATATTCGAAAAATGTATACTCGATTGAGAAACGTTGAGAAGTGGAAGAAAGCCAGGGATATTCGAAGGGCTCAGTGGTTGGCTTTGCACAAGGGCAAAACTGGGTTaagaaattaa